DNA from Deltaproteobacteria bacterium:
CACGATCGTGCTCGTGAGCGTTTCCTGGCCCGAGGCGATTCCGCCGCCCGCCCGCCTCATGCTCTTCGTCGGAGCGGCGACCTTCACCGCGCTCTCGGGACTCCAGTACATGGCGCGCGGCCTCCGGTGGCTGAGCGTTCGCGACAGCGACGGCTGATCGCCCTTCGCGTGGCGGGGTCGCTCAGGTATGGTGCGCGTGTGCCTCGTCCCGCGATGCAGACGCTGCTGCCGACCGTCATCGAAGCCGGCGAGCTCGCGCGGAGCTTCTTCCGCAACGTCACCGCCGAGCGCAAGGCCGACCAGACGCTGGTGACCGCGGCCGACCGCGCCGTCGAGGAGTTCCTGACGCCGCGGATGTCGGCGCTCCTCCCCGGCGTTCGCGTCCTCGGCGAAGAGTTCGGCGCAACCGGCACGAGCGGCGCCGAGTACACGCTCACGCTCGATCCGATCGACGGCACCGCGGCCTTCATCTCCGGTCTGCCGACGTGGTGCATCACCCTCGGACTCCTCCGCCACGAGATCGCGGTCGGCGGCGTCACCTACCTCCCGATGACGGGGGAGACCTACCTCGCGGACGAGGACGTCGCGGAGTGGAACGGCCGCTCGATCGTGCGACGGACCGGGGCGGCGGGGGAGGGCGACCTCTTCATGCTCACGCACTCGGAGTACCATCGGAGTGAGGCGCGCCGCTTCCCGGGCAAGATCCGTTCGCTCGGCTCGACCGCCTACCACATGGCCCTGGTCGCACGCGGCGCCGCGGTCGCCGCGATCCTCGGCCGTCCCCGCCTCTGGGACGTCGCCGCGGGCGCCGCGATGCTGCGCGCCATCGGCGGCGAGCTGCGCTACCGGTCGGGCGCGGTCGCCGACCTCGGCGCGCTCCTCGGCGGCGAGCGGGCGCGGGATCAGCTGGTCGCGGCGGCGCCCGGCATGATCGACGAGATCCTGAAGCTGGTCGGGCCGACGCCATGAACCTCGCCGGGCGGACGGCGCTCGTGACCGGCGCCGCGCGCCGCCTCGGTCGCGCCATCGCCGAGGATCTTGCCGACGGGGGAGCGCGCGTCGCCGTCTGCCATCGGACGTCGACGTCCGAGGCCGAGGCGGTGATCGCCGGCATCCGCGCGGCCGGCGGGACCGCCGAAGGCTTCACCGCGGACCTCGCCGATCCACGGGCCGTCGAGCGCCTGGCGGCCGACGTGACCGACCGGATGGGGCCGGTCGACGTGCTCGTCAACAACGCCTCGGTGTTCTACCGGACGCCCCTCGAGACTCTCGACGTCGAAGCATGGGACGCCGTCATGGCGGTGAACCTCAAGGCGCCCTACCTGCTCTCGCTCCTCCTCGGACGCGCCATGCGCGCGCGCGGCACGGGCAAGATCGTGAACCTCGCCGACATCGCCGCCGAGCGGCCCTATCCCGGCTACCTGCCGTACAGCGTCTCGAAGGCCGGCATCGTGGCGCTGACACGCGCGCTCGCGCTCGATCTCGCGCCCGCGGTGCAGGTGAACTGCGTGGCGCCGGGCCCCGTTCTCGAAGCGATCGACGGAACGCCCGCCGCGACCGCGGCGATCGTCCGGCGGACACCGCTCGGCCGCCTCGGCGACGCGCGCGACGTCGCCGCGGCGGTGCGCTTCCTCGTCGCGGGCAGCGACTTCGTGACCGGCACGACGGTCGTCGTCGACGGAGGGCGGACGCTCGACTGAGCGGCCGGACGGAGCGTGCGCTATCTCGTCGGCCGGCTCGCCTGGGCGCTCGTCATCCTCCTCGGCACCACCTGGATCACCTTCGCCATCGTCTTTCTCGTCCCGGGCGACCCGGCACGTGTCGTCGCCGGACCGCGCGCCGACGCGACGACGCTCGCGACCATCCGCCACGAACTCGGGCTCGACCGCTCGCTGCCGGCGCAGTACGGCCGCTACCTCTGGCGGCTCGCGCGCGGCGACCTCGGCCGCTCCTACGCGAACCGGCAGCCGGTGGCCGCCACGCTCGCCCGCCGCCTGCCCGCGACCGCGGCGCTCGCCGCCGCCGGCCTCGCGATCGCGCTCGTCGTGGGGCTCGTCGGCGGCCTCACGACCGCGCCGTTCGCGGGCCGCTTCGTCGACCGGGCCGCCCTCGTCGGCGCGCTGGCGGTCCTCTCGGCCCCCGTCTTCTGGCTCGGCATGATCGCGCTCTACTGGCTCGGGTTCCGCTGGCGGCTCGTGCCGCTCGGAGGCGCCGGGACCGTGCGCCACCTGCTGCTCCCGGCGCTGGTCCTCGGGGTCGGGACCGGCGCGTACTATGCGCGCCTCCTGCACACGAACCTGCAGGACGTGCTCGCGCTCGACTACGTGCGCGCCGCGCGCGCCCGCGGCGTCGGCCCGGTGCGTCTCCTCGCCGTCCACGCGCTCCGCAACGCCGCCTTGCCCCTCCTCACCATCGTCGGACTCGACTTCGCGGCGCTCATGAACGGCGTCGTGCTCACCGAGACCGTCTTCCACTGGCCCGGGCTCGGTCGGCTGGCCTTCGACGCCGTGCTCGCGCTCGACGTTCCGGTCATCATGGGCACGGTCCTGCTGAGCGCGGCGCTCGTGGTCGCCACGAACCTCGTCGTCGATCTTCTCTACCGGATCGTCGATCCACGCATCCGCCTCGGATGAGGGCAGGGATGCGACGGGGGCTCCTCGGGGTCGGGCTTGCGATGGGCGCGCTGCTCGTCGCAGTCGCCATCGCCGGGCCGCCGCTCGCTCCCTACGACCCAACGGCGCCGGTCGCGCCACAGCTCGCCGAGCCCTTGCCGCCGGGCGCGCCCTTCTGGCTCGGCACCGACGATCTCGGTCGTGACGTGCTCTCGCGCCTTCTCCACGGCGCGCGCATCTCGCTCCTGGTCGGTATCGTGGCGATGATCGTGACGATGGGGATCGGCACGGCCGTCGGGCTCGCGGCGGGCTACTTTGGAGGCGCCGCCGACGTCCTGCTGATGCGCTGCACGGACGTGATGCTGGCCTTTCCGGGTCTCCTGCTCGCGGTCGCGCTCGTCGCGGTCATGCGGCCGAGCGTGTGGACGATCTTCGTGGTGATCGGGCTCGTCAGCTGGACCGGCGTGGCGCGCGTCGTTCGGAGCGAGACGCTGTCGCTCCGCGAGCGGGACTTCGTGCTCGCGGCGCGCGCGATGGGCGCGAGCCACGGGCGCATCGTCGCTCGCCACGTCCTGCCGAACGTCGCCCCGACGCTCGTCGCGATCGCGGCGCTCAGCACCTCGGGAACGATCCTCCTCGACGCCGGCCTCAGCTTTCTCGGCATCGGCGTCCCGCCGCCGACGCCGACCTGGGGCCGGATGATCCAGGAGGCCTCGACGTACTACCGGGTCGCGCCCTGGCTCATGGCCTTTCCCGGGCTCGCCGTGCTGTACGCGGTGCTGGCGTTCAACCTGATCGCGTACGGGATCGCGGAGCGCGGAACGCCCACGCGATGACCGAGCGGCGATGATCGAACGGCGGCGCCTGCGCGCCCTCGCAGCGCTTCTCGGAGTCGCCGCACTCGCCTCGTGCTACCGCGACCCGGCCCTCGAATGGCCGCCGCGGAACCCCGGGTCGCAACGCGGCGGGGTGCTGCGACTCGCCGCGCCCGACGACGTCCCGACGCTCGACCCGGCGCTCGGCTACGACTCGCGCTCGTGGACGTACGAGCTACACCTGTTCGAGACGCTCGTCACCTACGACGACGACAGCCGCCTCGTCCCCGCGCTCGCCGAGGACTGGAGCGTCACGGACGACGGCCGCACCTACCGCTTTCGCCTGCCTGCCGGCGTCACGTTCTCCGACGGGAGCCCGCTCACCGCTGCCGACGCGGTCGGCAGCCTGGAGCGCGTCCTCGATCCCAAGACCCGCTCGCAGGGCGCCGAGTACTACCGTGGGATCCGCGGCGCGGCCGACTACGTCGAGGGCAGGGCGCCGCGCGTCGCCGGCCTCGCAGCCCCGGACGCGACGACGCTCACCATCACGCTGGAGCAGCCGGATCCGCTTTTCCTCCACAAGATGGCGCTCCTGTTCGCGGCGGTCGTGCCGGCGGAGTACGCGCGCCGGCTCGGCGACGACTTCACCGACCAGCCGATCGGCAGCGGACCGTTCGTGCTGCGCGAATGGCGGCGCGGCGAGCGCCTCGTGCTCGCACGCAACCCCCGTTACCGGCGAGCCGACCGGCCGTTCCTCGACGGCATCGTCGAGCAGTCCGGGGTGAACAGTGAGCTCGCCTGGCTGAAGTTCCTGAGCGACGAGATCGACGTCTCCGGAATCCCGCCCGCGGACTTTCCCTCGATCCGCCGGGCGGCCGACGCCGAGCGCCCCGGGCGCCTCGTGAGCGGCGTCACCCTGATCACGAACTACCTGGGATTCAACTGCCAGATGCCGCCCTTCGACGATCGCCGGGTCCGCCAGGCGCTGAACTACGCCGTCGACAAGGAAGACGTGATCGCGCTCCTGAACGGCCGCGGCACCGTGGCGAAGGGCATGGTACCCCCTGGGATGCCGGGCTACACGCGCGACGCGACCGGCTACCCGTACGACCCCGCGCGCGCGCGCGCCTTGCTCCGCGAAGCCGGGCGGGAGGCGGGCTTCGCGACCGAGCTCTGGACGCAGAGCAGCGACCTGGACCTCAAGATCGGGCAGAAGGTGCAGCACGACCTCGCCGCCGTCGGCGTGGCGATGGAGATCAAGCAGGTCGCGTGGAGCGCGTTTCTCGAGGCGGTCCGCCAGCCGAAGACGGTGCCGCTCTTCGACCTCGCATGGTCGGCCGACTTTCCCGATCCGAGCAACTTCCTCGACGTGCTCTTCCAGTCGAGCCGCGTCGACGCGAACAACCACACGTTCTACGCCAGCCCGGCGTTCGACCGGATGCTGGCGCGCGCGCAGCGCGTCGTCGAGCCGGCGGCGCGCAATCTCGCCTATGCGGAGGCCGAGCGCCTCCTCGTCGACGACGCGCCCGTGATCTTCCTCTACCACCCGATCGCCTACGTCATGCTGCAACGCCGTGTGCAGGGGTACACGATCCATCCGCTCCTGCCCTCACGCTTCATCGACGTATGGCTCGACTCCGAGCCGACCGCTGCTCAGGGCACGAGCGCGGGCTCGTAGCGACGCGTACAGGGCGGCCCGTCGGCGAACCAGTGCGCCCAGCGGCCGGCGTCGTCGAGAAAGAGCAGCGACGACGAGCGCGTACCGAAGGGCCCCGCGTGGACGCAGAGCGCGCCGAGCGCGTCGGGGAGGCGCGGATCGAGCGTCAGGGTGTGGTCGGCGACGATCGCGTGCAGCGCGGCGCGAAAAGCCTCGACGTCCCGGTCCCGCTTGAAGGCGTCGCCGGCGGCCGCGAAGCGAACGTGCGAGCGCGCGATCTTCGGACACGTCGGATCGTCCACGTCGAGGTTGCTGACGAGGTGGAGGCCGCGTGTGAGCGTCGTGATCCGCATCTCGTCGTCGTGGTTCTGGGCGACCCAGGCCTCGCTGCGATCGGCGACCAGGAGGTTGAAGGCATTGTAGGCGTCGCCGCGAAGCGCCCCGATCACCGCCCGCGCGCCGCCGGCGGACCCCGTTCCCAACGCGACGAGCGGAAGCTCGCCGCGCGAACGTCTGGTCGGAACGGGCGCATCGCCGGTGCGGCGATTGAGGAGCCCGGCGGTGACGCCG
Protein-coding regions in this window:
- a CDS encoding inositol-phosphate phosphatase; protein product: MPRPAMQTLLPTVIEAGELARSFFRNVTAERKADQTLVTAADRAVEEFLTPRMSALLPGVRVLGEEFGATGTSGAEYTLTLDPIDGTAAFISGLPTWCITLGLLRHEIAVGGVTYLPMTGETYLADEDVAEWNGRSIVRRTGAAGEGDLFMLTHSEYHRSEARRFPGKIRSLGSTAYHMALVARGAAVAAILGRPRLWDVAAGAAMLRAIGGELRYRSGAVADLGALLGGERARDQLVAAAPGMIDEILKLVGPTP
- a CDS encoding SDR family oxidoreductase, yielding MNLAGRTALVTGAARRLGRAIAEDLADGGARVAVCHRTSTSEAEAVIAGIRAAGGTAEGFTADLADPRAVERLAADVTDRMGPVDVLVNNASVFYRTPLETLDVEAWDAVMAVNLKAPYLLSLLLGRAMRARGTGKIVNLADIAAERPYPGYLPYSVSKAGIVALTRALALDLAPAVQVNCVAPGPVLEAIDGTPAATAAIVRRTPLGRLGDARDVAAAVRFLVAGSDFVTGTTVVVDGGRTLD
- a CDS encoding ABC transporter permease, whose translation is MRYLVGRLAWALVILLGTTWITFAIVFLVPGDPARVVAGPRADATTLATIRHELGLDRSLPAQYGRYLWRLARGDLGRSYANRQPVAATLARRLPATAALAAAGLAIALVVGLVGGLTTAPFAGRFVDRAALVGALAVLSAPVFWLGMIALYWLGFRWRLVPLGGAGTVRHLLLPALVLGVGTGAYYARLLHTNLQDVLALDYVRAARARGVGPVRLLAVHALRNAALPLLTIVGLDFAALMNGVVLTETVFHWPGLGRLAFDAVLALDVPVIMGTVLLSAALVVATNLVVDLLYRIVDPRIRLG
- a CDS encoding ABC transporter permease codes for the protein MRAGMRRGLLGVGLAMGALLVAVAIAGPPLAPYDPTAPVAPQLAEPLPPGAPFWLGTDDLGRDVLSRLLHGARISLLVGIVAMIVTMGIGTAVGLAAGYFGGAADVLLMRCTDVMLAFPGLLLAVALVAVMRPSVWTIFVVIGLVSWTGVARVVRSETLSLRERDFVLAARAMGASHGRIVARHVLPNVAPTLVAIAALSTSGTILLDAGLSFLGIGVPPPTPTWGRMIQEASTYYRVAPWLMAFPGLAVLYAVLAFNLIAYGIAERGTPTR
- a CDS encoding ABC transporter substrate-binding protein, whose translation is MIERRRLRALAALLGVAALASCYRDPALEWPPRNPGSQRGGVLRLAAPDDVPTLDPALGYDSRSWTYELHLFETLVTYDDDSRLVPALAEDWSVTDDGRTYRFRLPAGVTFSDGSPLTAADAVGSLERVLDPKTRSQGAEYYRGIRGAADYVEGRAPRVAGLAAPDATTLTITLEQPDPLFLHKMALLFAAVVPAEYARRLGDDFTDQPIGSGPFVLREWRRGERLVLARNPRYRRADRPFLDGIVEQSGVNSELAWLKFLSDEIDVSGIPPADFPSIRRAADAERPGRLVSGVTLITNYLGFNCQMPPFDDRRVRQALNYAVDKEDVIALLNGRGTVAKGMVPPGMPGYTRDATGYPYDPARARALLREAGREAGFATELWTQSSDLDLKIGQKVQHDLAAVGVAMEIKQVAWSAFLEAVRQPKTVPLFDLAWSADFPDPSNFLDVLFQSSRVDANNHTFYASPAFDRMLARAQRVVEPAARNLAYAEAERLLVDDAPVIFLYHPIAYVMLQRRVQGYTIHPLLPSRFIDVWLDSEPTAAQGTSAGS
- a CDS encoding NRDE family protein produces the protein MCTLAIYVRSLPGFPLVIAANRDEFLAREATGPALLATAPRAVGGRDLRAGGTWLAISADGVTAGLLNRRTGDAPVPTRRSRGELPLVALGTGSAGGARAVIGALRGDAYNAFNLLVADRSEAWVAQNHDDEMRITTLTRGLHLVSNLDVDDPTCPKIARSHVRFAAAGDAFKRDRDVEAFRAALHAIVADHTLTLDPRLPDALGALCVHAGPFGTRSSSLLFLDDAGRWAHWFADGPPCTRRYEPALVP